The genomic stretch tacTTTTTATAATATTTTACTGCATGTAGTGAACACAGTCAAAGAAGGGATAAAAATTAACACATTTCAGTAAACCAACAGCCAGTAGAGGGGAAAGTTTGTAATGTAATGGACAGTAAATTGATTGCTTCAGGAAGCATGGGCATTTACAGAACATTATTCCTCTGATCTAGTAGGAGTGCTGATCTGGTGCTGAATTCCAGTTACAGTGCAACTGTGCAGACTGATGTTTGACTGAATTGTCTCTGGGCTTGGAGTACCTGAAGCAGAAAATGGATTGTAAAACAACCACATCAACACCCTCCAGCTTGATCAGCACAATTCACTGTAAAGGTTGATGTTCCTAAATCATGGTgtctcatttgaaaaaaaaaaaatctatctgtTCTGTAAATTTTTAAGTATGAAAGTGAAGAAAGAATCAGCTTGTGTTGATAATTCTCCTTCTATTGACAATATTAAATTTTAGTCTCTCTCTGATCCATGTTTACGATATGTGAAGATAATATTTCAATGGGAGCTGCCATCAACACTTTCGGCAACTATAACAGCATTCTGAGGATTTTCAGATCTCTCATCATTCCTCTGTTCTCAGATCAAAACTGTGCTTTCAGTGGTAGCTCCCAAATCTTGCTGTTCATTTCTTTCTGTAACTGGAAGATCACTCTGGTCATTAATCCCTTGATCTATTATTGGAATCTGCATTTCCGTGGCAGGACTGAGATCAGTTATTACTGCAACTGTAAGGGTGTTCTGATCCTCTGTGTCTACCCATTTAGTTTCTTGCACTTCATTTCTTTCAACAGTTGGGAAGCTGCTTTGGTTCTCAGAGTTTCCCTGCTCCACTGTCGGAGGTCCTACATCAGTGACAGTGCTGAGATCTTGCAGTTCATTCTCTTTGGCAATTAGAAATTTACTCTTGATCTCAGAGCCCATTTGTTTCATTATTTGAGGTTTCACTTCAGTGGCAGTGCTGAGATCTTGCTCTTGATCCACTTTGTCAATGGGAATGGTACTCTGATCCTCAGAACCTGCCTTTTCCACAAATGAaggtctgacttcagtggtagtGCTGAGATCCTGCTGTTGATCCTGCTTGTCAATTGAAATGGCCCTCTGGTCCTCAGAGCCTGCTTGTCCCTCAATTGGAGGTGTAATTTCAGTGACAGTGGGGAGATCCTGCTGTTGATCCTGCTTGTCAATAGAAATGGCCCTCTGGTCCTCAGAGCCTGCTTGTCCCTCAATTGGAGGTGTAATTTCAGTGACAGTGGGGAGATCCTGCTGTTGATCCTGCTTGTCATTAGAAATGGCCCTCTGGTCCTCAGAGCCTGCTTGTCCCTCAATTGGAGGTGTAATTTCAGTGGCAGTGATGAGATCCTGCTGCTCTTTCTGATTGTCAGCAGGACTGCTATGCTGGTCCTTGAAGCCTGCCTGTTCCATTGTTGAAGTTCCCATTTTAGTCCACTTTGTATTTTGTACCTTGGCTTCGGGGTGAAAATAAAACAGCGTTAAACATTATCTGTGCAGGAGCACAGGTGaaaaatcattgacatttacCATTTAAGGAACCAAGCCATTAATTTGCTCTTTTAGATATTATTCCTTACACATGAAACATTTTTTgattattatctgaattataATGGTAAGAACTAAACAGTATCTATTTCTATGAAATGTAAGTCTAGGCTCTTTGGAATATGTGTTTTTTAACTAACCCTCTCTATGAATGTTCTGAAGAATCCAAGAAGTAAAGATCAACTCAGGCATTGATGCAGTAAACCAAGGAGAAAAGCCTCCGGAATATTCCAATAGTCAAAAATGCTACCCTTAAAAATATCGAAAACTAAAAATCAGAaaatggaaatgctcagcaagtcTGCTAGTATATATTCAGAGGAAGCGATAGGATTAATGTTTAAATAGCTTTATGTCGGAAttgtgttcccaacctgggatccacaaaccctttgtttaatggtattggtccatggcataataaaggttgggaGCACCTACTCTATATATATTTTGAAATTCTGCCTGGACAGTTGAGAGCTGGAGTTGCTGAGAAAAAAGATGTGGATGTGGAAGTATATTACAATCATGAGAAGATTTAATGAAATAAATTTGAAGGAAGCATAGTGATGAAGGTGAACAGGGTAAGAGAGACAAATAAGTGTTAAGGGACACATTTACACAACATTTATTCATGGTCAATTCTAAGAAGAGATGGTGAATCagaaaaggaaacaaaaatgCTGTAGATCTAAAATCAACTCTAAATATTGCACCTTACTTTTCACTCTACAATAAAGAGTAGTTGGCCTGCTCACTATTTCCTACTTCCTATAGTACTTCAGAAGTTTACTTCTTGCAGTCAAGATACTTACATTTCTTTAAAAAGTCCATAGAACATTTATTAGAAAACAATACAGTAATGAAACACACCACTTTACCTGTAGGGATTGTCAAGATATTGTTCTCCTGTGAATACACAGGGGCGGTTAAACTTGAGCTCCCTGTTTCTTGTGATCCAGGTTCAGCCATTAAGAACTTGTTATCCATAATAATTGAATTGGTATCTCTTTTCGTATTCTGAAATGAAATAAACAACTTGCAAATTGATGATGTACTAATGTAGTCAGGATGCAATACCCAACCTAATGTACTGGACTGAATAATTCCTTAGTTCAGTGCCAACCTCAGCTGGCTTATTGCTGTATTcctaaagataaagaaaaagatTGTTAGTGTTAATATGCACATCTCAGAAATAGCTTTATAGAACTAAAACATGTGGAAAAATGATGCATTATGTGGGGCTGCTTGAAGTTTTCTGCTCCTTTAGCCATCCTCATTGGAGGGCCAGATACTTTTCTTTTCGAAGTGGAGACCAATACCCAGTCATTAGTatccataaacaagagaaaatctgcagatgctggaactccaagcaacacacacaaaatgctggaggaactcagctggccaggcagcatctatggaaaagagtacaattgtcGAGACCATTCAGCAGGACTTGGTAGCCACAACTCTGTTTTACTTTTCCCTTG from Hemitrygon akajei chromosome 7, sHemAka1.3, whole genome shotgun sequence encodes the following:
- the LOC140730082 gene encoding uncharacterized protein, whose product is MQFPRSCSSSPLTRDRPVDLRKVEVMELNQQTSSCDQYLGKNIFIWVPDLQNKRKWQKEHAYSIVTPQSVSIKEISFQGQPYDELVGLSVEQKQRQKNKKAKKKTGNEWHPYTYLARNQQRLKGWKDTLHSLNKEHRNELPEIMEGFLTQPYNSDRVTEQILTQQYSSTKSQSLFNYFEDQGARKIPAHVMLIPVSKKITLHHFNEKQKQAQSTLHSRGSHRMDAQHLKVRNLDINHLKMQTYFDNNLSVFKENTDSDPDYMHPPSPVLSTNGVDPIDTLNTKRDTNSIIMDNKFLMAEPGSQETGSSSLTAPVYSQENNILTIPTAKVQNTKWTKMGTSTMEQAGFKDQHSSPADNQKEQQDLITATEITPPIEGQAGSEDQRAISNDKQDQQQDLPTVTEITPPIEGQAGSEDQRAISIDKQDQQQDLPTVTEITPPIEGQAGSEDQRAISIDKQDQQQDLSTTTEVRPSFVEKAGSEDQSTIPIDKVDQEQDLSTATEVKPQIMKQMGSEIKSKFLIAKENELQDLSTVTDVGPPTVEQGNSENQSSFPTVERNEVQETKWVDTEDQNTLTVAVITDLSPATEMQIPIIDQGINDQSDLPVTERNEQQDLGATTESTVLI